The window CTATGGCTTCAATTTTAAACGGAATGATGTTACATGGTGGAGTACGTGTCTTTGGAGGAACATTCTTCGTATTCTGTGATTACTTAAAACCGGCAATGCGTATGGCCGCGTTAATGGGATTACCAGTCACTTACGTCTTAACACACGATTCAATTGCGGTTGGAGAAGATGGACCAACTCACGAACCAATCGAGCAATTAGCTATGTTACGTACGATTCCAAACTTCTCAGTCATCCGTCCAGCAGATGCGAATGAAACGGCAGCAGCTTGGCGTTTAGCTGTTGAGTCAAAATCAACACCAACTGCTTTAGTTTTAACTCGTCAAAACTTAACAACAATGGCTAATACTTCATATGAAGGTGTTAGCAAAGGGGCATATGTCGTTAGTGAAGCACAAGGTGAGATGGATGGAATTTTGATTGCAACAGGATCTGAAGTGAATTTAGCTGTTGCCGCTCAAGAAGCATTAGCTCAAGAAGGAATTTATGTTCGTGTTGTAAGTATGCCTTCAATGGACTTATTTGAAAAGCAAACAAAAGAGTATCGCGATTCAGTTCTTCCAAAATCAGTAACAAAACGTTTATCAATTGAAATGGGAGCAACATATGGATGGCATAAATATGTTGGATTCGATGGTGTTATTTTAGGGATTGACCGATTTGGAGCTTCAGCACCAGCTAACCAAGTGATTGAAGCTTACGGATTTACGGTAGAAAACGTTGTTTCTTTATATAAAGGAATGTAATAATTAACTTAAAGATTGTTTCCCTTTTGGAAACAATCTTTTTATTATTTAGGTATTAAAAAAGTCATTTAGCCGCGAAGCGTGTATAGTTATTTCGTGTTAACTAAAAATAAGAGTGATGATAGATTTTTCACGCTTAAAAAACTTTCAGCTACATGACTATTTAACTATTAAAGTCATTAATGAATGAAGTTGGTATCCAATGACGAAAAACATTTGTGCTTTTATAAAGATCATCATTTTAATTTAAAAACGTTATCAAATAGTGTGTGTCAGGGTAGGGGTTTCGCCTATAATCACTTGACAGATTGACCATAATCTAGTATAAATTGAATATAATAGTGGTCTATTGAATAGTAAAATATGTTTGGAGGAAATAGATATGTTAACGAACTGGTTATTCTGGTTATGGATTATTATCGCCTTATTAGTAGGAGCCGTTGTTGGATTTTTTGTTGCCCAACGTCAATTAAAAAAATATTTACAAAAAAATCCACCTATCAATGAAGAAGTGGTTCGTACAATGATGATGCAAATGGGACGCACACCTTCTCAAAAACAAATTAACCAAGTAATGAAACAAATTAACCAAAATATGAAGTAAGAACTAGTAAAGCATTGAAGTGATCAAAAGTCATTTAATGCTTTTTCTTTTTTAAAACTTTTGATAGCTAATTAACATCATTAATGATTAGGCTCTTTCTTATTAAAATGAAGACAAATAAAAAGAGCCGAAACGGCTCTTTTTATTATAATTGATGTTTGTGTGTCATATATTCATTAACAACAACGTCAAGTTCCTGGCTTTTAGCAACGGTTAATTCATGAACCATCCCAAAATTTTTAACTAACTCATGTAATTCAGCTTTTATTTTTGTAATTCGATCATAAAGCATTTTTGTTTCAGTTGATGTTGTTGAAAAAGTAGTTGCTTTCATTTGGCTCCCCCCTGAAAGATTTCTTCTTAGAAGAATGAAACTTTATTCTCTGTTCCGTTTAAAATACGTTTATAATTTGGAATATGCTTCACAATAATAAGTGCAGCAAAGATTGAAAGCATTACTCGTGCAGTTAAGTCATAAGGTCCACACCATATAATAATAACAGCAGCAATAGAAATGATCGTTGATGATAAAGATACCATTTTCCAAATCTTAAGAGTAATAACGAAAATAACAAAGAGTGTCAAAAACAGTAGTGGAGAGTAAAATAATATAATCCCTGCACTTGTAGCAACTGCTTTTCCACCTTTGAAATTAGCGAAAATTGGATAAATATGACCGACTAAAGCAAAGACAGCAATAAATAAAGGTGAAATAGTCGCTCCGCCATAACTAGCGATTAAGAAGGCTAGTCCCCCTTTTAAAATGTCTAGAATAAAAACAATTGATCCACCTTTTTTACCTAAAATACGAAATGCATTTGTGCTTCCTAGGTTTCCAGATCCATAGTTACGAATATCTTTTTGATAAAATGTTTTCCCAATGACTAATGCAGAAGGGAATGATCCTAATAAATAGGCTATAATGATTAAAGCTATATTTATCATGTAAATCCTCCTTTTTTGTAGAAATATTATAGCATATAGGAGAAAGATATTAGGTGAAATTACAAAAAAAAAATAAAAAACTTAATTTTCGACATATTTCACGGTGTAATTCGTAATCTAATTAATGTATAATACTTTTATTTTGTACGGAAATAAAAACATCAGTTCGTAATTTATAAAAATAATATCTTTTATTCTGCGTTAAAATCTTTTAAAATGAGATAATGGAAAGAGAAAGGAGTGTCATCATGTCGACGCACTTAAATTATAACGAAGATTCGATACAGGTACTTGAAGGATTAGAAGCAGTACGCAAAAGACCTGGGATGTATATTGGTTCGACAGATAGTCGAGGATTACATCATCTCGTTTATGAAATTGTTGATAATGCTATTGATGAAGTTTTAGCCGGATACGGTAATCATATAAAAGTTACTATTCATGAAAATAATAGTATTAGTGTCCAAGACAGTGGGCGTGGAATTCCAACAGGAATGCATAAGTCTGGAAAACCAACTCCAGAAGTTATTTATACGGTCTTACATGCTGGTGGAAAGTTTGGTACAGGTGGTTATAAAACGTCAGGTGGGTTACACGGTGTAGGGGCTAGTGTTGTCAACGCCTTATCTGAATGGTTAGAAGTGACAATCAAACGTGATGGAGTCATTTATCGTCAACGTTTTGAAAAAGGAGGCCATCCTGTTACTGGGTTAGAGGTGATAGGAAAGACTAAAGAAACAGGAACATTAGTCACATTTAAGCCAGATCCAGAAATTTTTTCGACAACGGTCTATTCTTTTGATATATTAAGTGAACGTTTACGCGAATCTGCGTTTTTATTAAAAGGACTTAAAATTGAACTTATTGACTTACGTAATGATAAAGAAGAATCCTTTTATTATGAAGATGGAATTAAGTCATTTGTTAGTTATTTAAACGAAGGTAAAGATACGTTACACGAAGTGGTTTATTTTGAAGGGGAAAGTCAAGAAATTGAAGTTGATTTTGCGTTTCAATATTCAGCGAGTTATTCAGAAAATATTTTATCTTTTGTTAATAATGTTCGTACCAAAGATGGTGGGACGCATGAAACAGGTGCAAAAGCTGTTTTAACGCGTATTTTTAACGATTATGCTCGTCGTAATGGATTACTGAAAGAAAAAGATAAAAATTTAGAAGGTGCTGATATTCGTGAAGGATTATCAGCAATTGTATCTGTTCGTATTCCAGAAGCTTTATTGCAATTTGAAGGTCAAACAAAGGCAAAGCTTGGGACACAAGAAGCTCGTTCAGCAGTGGATAACGTAATTGCTGAGAAATTAACGTTCTTCTTTGAGGAAAATGGTGCGGTAGCGACGCAGTTAGTTAAAAAAGCGTTGAAAGCGGCACAAGCACGCGAAGCAGCACGTAAAGCACGTGAAGAGGCACGTACAGGTAAAACAAAAAAGAAAAAAGAAACGAATTTATCAGGAAAGTTAACACCTGCTCAAACAAAAAATCCTCAAAAAAACGAACTGTTTTTAGTCGAAGGGGATTCAGCGGGTGGATCAGCAAAACTAGGTCGTAATCGTGCCTTTCAAGCGATTCTTCCGTTACGAGGAAAAGTCATTAATACGGAAAAAGCTAAGATCGAAGATATCTTTAAAAACGAAGAAATTAATACAATGATTTATACCATTGGTGCAGGTGTGGGTCCAAACTTTGAATTAAATGATGTCAACTACGATAAAATCATTATCATGACCGATGCCGATACAGATGGTGCTCATATTCAAGTGTTATTACTGACGTTCTTCTTCCGCTACATGAAGGAACTAGTAGAGGCAGGGAAAGTTTATATTGCGTTACCGCCACTTTATAAAGTTTCAAAGGGACAAGGTAAAAAACAGGTTATTGAATATGCATGGACAGATGAAGAGTTAGGTGAAGTTATTTCTAAGGTTGGAAAAGGTTATACCCTTCAACGTTATAAAGGTCTTGGTGAGATGAACGCTGACCAGTTATGGGATACGACTATGAATCCTGAAACGCGCACATTAATTCAAGTAACCATTGAAGATGCTGCAGATGCTGATCACCGAGTGACGACACTCATGGGAGATAAAGTTGAACCACGTCGTGAATGGATTGAGCAAAATGTCGACTTTACCATGGAAGATGATTATGATATAGAGAGGGTGTAATAGATGGACAAAGCTACCCAAGAACGTGTGCAAGTCATGCGTTTAGAAGACATTATGGGTGATCGTTTTGGACGTTACTCAAAATATATTATTCAAGATCGTGCATTACCAGATGTGCGAGATGGACTAAAACCCGTTCAACGTCGTATTTTATATGCGATGTATAAAGAAGGAAACACATATGAAAAACCATTCCGTAAATCAGCTAAAACGGTTGGTAATGTAATTGGTAACTATCATCCGCATGGAGATACTTCGGTTTACGATGCGATGGTACGTTTATCTCAAGATTGGAAAGTTAGAGATCCACTTGTTCAAATGCATGGAAACAACGGGAGTATCGATGGAGATCCCGCTGCTGCGATGCGTTATACAGAGGCTCGTTTATCAGCGATTTCTGGGTTATTATTAAAAGACATTGAAAAAAATTTAGTTGATTTTATTCCAAACTTTGATGATTCAATGACAGAACCAACGGTTTTACCTGCCTTTTTCCCTAATTTATTAGTGAATGGTGCAACTGGGATTTCAGCGGGATATGCCACAGATATTCCACCACACAACTTAGGTGAAATCATTGATGCTGTTATTTATCGAATGAATCATAAACAATGTGGATTAGATGATGTTTTAACGTTTGTTCAAGGACCTGATTTTCCAACAGGTGCTATTATTCAAGGGGAACAAGAGATTAAAAAAGCATATACCACAGGAAAAGGGCGTATCGTTGTTCGCTCAAAAACTGAAATTGAACCGATTCGTGGTGGACGTGAGCAAATTGTTGTCACTGAAATTCCATATGAAGTCAATAAGGCTAACTTAGTTAAAAAGATTGATGATCTTCGCATTGATAAAAAAGTTGAAGGAATTATGGAAGTTCGCGATGAGACGGATCGAAATGGATTACGTGTTGTTATCGAATTGAAAAAAGATGTTAAGTCAGAAACGGTATTAAATTACTTATTTAAAAATACTGATTTGCAGATTTCATATAACATTAATATGGTCGCTATTTACAACAAACGTCCGTTATTAATGGGGTTATTAGAGTTAATAGATGCTTACATTCAACATCAAAAAGAAGTTGTGACTAACCGTTCAAATTTTGAACTGAAAAAAGCACGTGAACGTCAACATATTGTTGAAGGATTAATTAAAATGGTATCTGTACTAGACGAAGTGGTTCGAATCATTCGTCAATCAAAAGATAAGTCAGATGCTAAGAAAAATTTAATTCAAGCGTTTGATTTTAGTGAGCGTCAAGCGGAAGCAATCGTCATGTTACAGCTATATCGCTTAACAAATACCGATGTCACAGCGCTTGAAAAGGAAAACGAAGAATTAAATGAAACGATCGAGCGCTTAATGTCAATTCTAAGTAGTGAAACTAACCTATTAAAAGTGATTCAAAATGAGTTAAAATCAGTGAAGAAACAGTTTGAAACACCACGTCGTAGTGTCATTGAAAAACATATTCAAGAAATTAAAATTGACGAAACGGATATGATCGTTAAAGAAGATGTCATGGTGGCCGTTACAAAGGATGGATATGTTAAACGTACAAGTTTACGTTCATATAACGCGACGAAATCAGATATCCCAGCGATGAAAGATGGAGACGAATTAGTAGCTAAACTTCAATTAGATACATTACAAACGTTGGTGATGTTTACAAATAGAGGAAGTTTTATCTACTTGCCAGTCTATAAACTACCAGATTTTAAATGGAAAGATATTGGTCAGCACGTTTCAAACCTAGTTACCATTGACTCAGAAGAAAAAATTATTGCAGTTTATGCTGTTTCTGATTTTAAAACAGAAGAGTATTTCTTCTTCACGACTAAAAACGGAATGATTAAAAAGACGCGTTTAAGTGATTTTGAAGTTTCACGTTATCATCGGGCAATGGTTGCGATGTCAGTCAAAGAAGATGATGAATTAATGTCTGTCATCCGTTGTACATTTATGAATGATGTGATCATGGTTACTAAAAAAGGATATCTGTTAAAATTCAGTGATGATGAAATTACTCCAACCGGACTTAAAGCGATGGGAATCAAGGGAATTCAAATTGGGGCTGATGACGAATTAATTAAAGTTATTTTGGCATCTGTTAATGATGAGTTATTATTTGTAACGCAACGCGGAAATGTTAAAAAATTAAAGGTAAAAGATATTGCCTTATCGACGCGTAATAAAAAAGGATGTTTAGGAATCAAAGCTATTAAATCAAATCCTCATCAATTTGTTGATTGTTTAAAAGTTTCACCTAAACAAGACATCTCCATTGTCACGATGGATGGAACAACTAAGCTCAATACAGCGTTATTAAAACCTGTTGATTTAAATTCAGTGGGAACAAATATGGTTGATTCACCTGTTCTTAAATTTATGATTGAAGATACCGAATAAAAAAATCGATTCTCTTATGAGAATCGATTTTTTTATTGGCTTTTAGGTACTAGTAAGTGTCGATTAGATAACTTTTTATTGTTATTTTAAAATTATGAGAAGCATTCTTAAGGAAATATTCATATTCATAAGTGTTGACTCATACAATCTTATGAGTATATGAAGAGTAAAGACAAAAATGATGGTGATAAAATGGAAATGGTTAATAAAGTTGAATCATTAATCTTTAAGCAAGCTTTGAATTATCCGCTTATTCAGCTCATACAAAATAAAACCGTCATTGTAAATGATCGTTGTACGGTAGAACATTTCACAGAGGAGTCTTGTATTTTAAAGACCCCTGATCATAAATATATGATTTTAGGGGTTAATTTGCGGATTAAAGAGTACGGTGATTTAGTCATTAGAATTGAAAGTGATAGCATAAAAAAAATAGAAATAGTCGGTGATAAGAATGAATAACAAATGGTTAAGTATCTTCATTGCAAAAGTTCAAATTTTAGTGCCTTCTATGCGAGAAGTCACCCAACTCAGACAACAAAAAATTATGATTTATGGAATTAAAAAACATTCAGATGGCTATTTGGTTACAATCCGTAAGGATGTAGCCAAAGAGCTAGAAATGCAATATCCTATCGTATTAGAACTATCGATTTACCCTTCATTATTAAAGGTGATTGTTCCAATTGCTGTATTAACTTGTTTCTTGATGATTTTAATGAATAATCACACGATTGGTTATCGTGTCGATGGAAACTTAAACACTCAGGAACAAGAAGTTTTAGAGTCTTTATTAGAACCACACTTTAAACAAGTTGGCCCTTTTTACTTTTTAAAGAGTGATCTTTCAGATATAAAATCAGAGCTTAGTGATTACTATAATGAGTATGTTTGGATTAATGTTTATCGTAAAGGAACTGATGTTATCGTTGAGGTTTACAATACACCTGTTGATGAAAGAGATAACTTAGACGGCTATACGGATACACTATATGCCAAGCGTTCAGGACTGATTAAAAATTATAAAGTTTCAAGTTGCCGAGTCTTAGTTGAGCAAAACCAAGTGGTTAAAGCAGGCGATCCATTAGTCACTTGTTATGTTGAACAACCATATACGACAGAAATTATTCCAATTGACGATACTGCTAAAGGAGAAGTTTGGGCGGATACTTGGTATGAAGCAACTATCACAGCAGAAAAAAGTTATGTGGAAGAAGGATATACTGCTAATAAACAAACCGCTTATGTTTTACATTTAGGTGGAATGGAATTTACATTTCCGACCAAAGAGTTGCCTTATGAAAAATATGAAGAGGTTAACAAACAGTATAATCCGCTATTTTTCATGAAAGAATCGCCCCTTTATTTAGAAAAAAAGCAATATTATGAAAAAAGTGATATAATAAAAGTAAACACTTCTGATGAATTAAAAGCAAATCTTCTGACACTTGTTAAAAATTCTTTTAAAGAACAAACAGATGGTGAGTTTATCATAAAAAATTTGGAGATAATAACAGAAGAAGAGACAGAGACACAATTTATTTTTAAGTGTCATCTGACGATATACGAAAATATTGCCTATTAGAGGAGCTGAATTATGAGTAAAGACCCTATTAAAATACCAGCAGTGTTTGAAACAATCGATGAAACTATTTCAGTTGTTGGTCACCATGATAAGCATTTAAAAATTTTTGAAGATTACTATCATGTTGACATCTCACTTAGAGGTGATCAGTTATATGTATTTGGTGACGAGAAAAAAGCTGAAATTATTCGCGAAGTCTTACTAGCACTTGTTGACTTACACCGAAAAGGTAAAGAAATTACCGAGCGTGATGTACTATATGCGATAAAAATGAACGAGCAACATCGTTTAAAAGAGTTAGAGTCTTTATTTGATGAACGCTATAAAATCATTAAAACGGTGCAAGGAAAAACAATTTATGCGAAAACATTCAATCAAAAAGACTATTATCGAAAAATTCAAGATAATGATCTTGTGTTTGGAATGGGACCTGCTGGAACAGGTAAAACGTATTTAGCTGTCGTTATCGGTGTGGCGTTACTTAAGAAAAACATCGTTCGTAAAATCATTTTGACACGTCCTGTTGTAGAAGCGGGAGAAAATTTAGGATTCTTACCTGGAGATTTAAAAGAAAAGGTTGATCCATACTTACGCCCATTATACGATGCATTATATGATGTACTCGGACTTGAGCAAACAGAAAAAATGATTGAACGTGGAATCATTGAAATTGCACCGCTAGCTTATATGCGAGGTCGTACCCTTGAAGATGCTTATATTATTTTAGATGAAGCACAAAATACAACGAAACAACAAATGAAAATGTTTTTAACACGTTTAGGATTTAACTCAAAAATGGTGGTAACAGGTGATGAAACGCAAATTGATTTACCAAAACCAGTTAAATCAGGATTAAAACATGCAAAGGAAATTTTACATGGTGTTAAAGGAATTGAATTTGTTCAATTTGAAACAGTTGATGTCGTTCGTCATACGCTAGTTCAAAAAATTATTGAAAGCTATGAAAAGACAGGTGAATAAAAAGGAGCAACACATATGGGAGTAGATATTCAATTTTATAATCAAACAAACGAATCAGTTGAATCATACGAAGCAATGATCACAAAAGTGGTTCATGAGACCATTAAACAAGAACAATTAGCAAATGAAATGTTAGAGTGTAGTTTTATCTTTGTTGATAATGAACAAATTCGAGAAATTAATGCCACTTATCGACAAAAAGACGCAGTAACAGATGTGATAACATTTGCGATTGAAGATGAAATGCCAGGAGAAATTAAAATTCAAGGGATTCCAATGCCACGAATGCTTGGAGATGTATTTATTTCATTACCTAGAACACGTGAACAAGCTGAACGATTTGGTCATTCTTTTGAACGTGAGTTAAGTTTCTTAGCTGTTCATGGATGTTTACACTTATTAGGCTATGATCATTTAGAGCCTGAAGAAGAGAAAGTCATGTTTGGTAAACAGGAGGATGTCTTAAATGCGCTCGGAATTCGACGTTAAAGAAGCACATTCCGTTAAAGCATTAATTAAATCTTTTAAACATGCCTTTTTTGGCATCTTGACATCTTTTGTAATAGGGCGTAATATAAAGGTCCACTATACAGCATTATTGGTTGCTGTTTTAGGTGGCCTTTATTTTGGTATCAGTAAATTAGAGTTTCTCGCTATTTTATTAATTAGTGCTCAAGTGATTAGCTTAGAGATGGTGAATACAGCGATTGAACGAACGGTGGATTTAGTTACGTCTGATTATCATGTTTACGCCAAAATTGCAAAGGATGTTGCCGCTGGAGCGGTTTTGATCGCGTCAATTATCGCGGTTATTATTGGGGGAGTTATTTTTCTTCCATATATTTTTAATTAGTAGGTGAAGAGTTAATGAAAGAAAAGTACGCAGATTTAATTACAGCAGCAAAAGAAGCTTATAAAAATGCCTATGTTCCATATTCAAAATTCCCAGTTGGGGCAGCTTTAAAGTTAAAAGATGGTAGTATCATTAATGGAGCCAATGTTGAAAATGCTTCATACGGATTAACAAACTGTGCTGAACGTTCAGCGTTATTTACTGCTTTTTCAAAAGGTTATCGTCGTGAAGACTTTGAGGCTATCGCCGTTGTTGCAAACACGGATCGTCCAATTTCTCCATGTGGAGCATGTCGTCAAGTCATCAGTGAATTAATGCCACAAGATGCCCAAGTTATTTTATTAAGTAACAAAGATGAAGTTAAAACATATACCGTCGCAGACTTATTACCATATTCATTCACATCGGAGGATTTATAATGAATCATGCAACATTCAAATCAGGATTTGTTTCAATTATTGGACGCCCTAATGTTGGAAAATCGACATTTTTAAATAAAGTATTAGGAAAAAAAATCGCAATCATGAGTGATAAGCCTCAAACGACTCGTAATAAGATTCAAGGGGTTATTACTGATCACGATACACAAACAATTTTTATCGACACGCCAGGAATTCATAAACCAAAACATGAGTTAGGAAAATTCATGACCGATTTAGCAATCGGAACGTTAAATGAAGTTGATGCCGTGATGTTTATGGTTAATGCAACAGAAAAATTAGGACGTGGAGATCGTTTTATTTTAGAACATTTAAAAGCAGTTAAACAACCGGTCTTTTTAGTCATTAATAAAATTGATTTAATTACGAAAGAAGATTTATTAGCTGTTATTGCTGCATTTAAAGAAGAGCATGAATTTGCTGGAATTATTCCGATTTCTGCAAAAACAGGTGAAAATATCGAAACGTTACTTGAAGTTATTAAGGAAGAACTTCCTGAAGGGCCGCAGTTTTATCCTTCTGACCACATTACCGATCATCCTGAACGCTTTATCATTTCAGAATTAATTCGTGAAAAAGTGTTACACTTAACTCATGAAGAAGTTCCACATTCAGTGGCTGTTGTCATTGATAAAATTGAAAAAGTAGAAGGTAAAAATGTGATCGATGTCATGGCTACCATTGTTGTAGAACGTCCATCACAAAAGGGAATTTTAATTGGTAAAGGTGGGAAGATGCTAAAAGACATCGGAACATTAGCTCGTAAAGATATCGTCAAATTATTAGGAACAAAAATTTACCTTGAGTTATGGGTAAAGGTTCAAAAAGATTGGCGTAATAAAAAATTGTACTTAAATGACTTTGGATACAGTGAAAAAGAATATTAATTCGACTTTTTAAGACAAAAATGTAATAAGCTCTCATAGATTTTCGTTTCCGAGACATACTAGTTACAGGGGCAAAAATAAAAGCGTAGCTAGTAAGAAGGGATAATACATGAATAGTCTAGAATGGGAAGTCTTTAAACGTACAGGAAAAATTGATCACTATCTGTTAATGAAGGAGTCAGAACATAAGTTAACAGTAGACAATTCTAATACTGAGTTCTCAGAGGAGATTGCTGATGTAAAGCCTGCTAAAGTTACAGAGGAGGAGTAATGGCGTGGCAATTGAGGTTGAAGGAATTATATTGAAGAGCTTTAATTATGGTGAACATCATAAAATTATTAAAGTTCTGACTGAGAATCAGGGGGTTATTGGTGTTTTTGTACAAAATGCCAATAAAATTAATACAAAAAAAAGTGCACTTGTTCAGCCGCTGACCTGTGCACATTTTAATTTAAAACCCTCAACTAACGCAAATAGCAATCTCTATTATGTTTATAGTGGAGATGTTATTGATTATTACTTAAATCTAAAATTAGATTATGAAAATATGACTTACTTTTATTTCATGATTGAATTAATATTAAAAGGCATGTCAGAGTCAGAGTTTAGCTCTTATATCTATCGAATGCTAAAGAATTTTTTAGAAGCAGCTGATCAAGGATACTCAGCTTATTTACTAAGCCTTATTTTTCAATTAAAACTCATGCCTCTCATTGGAATTGCTCCAATCATGGATTGTTGTGCTGTTTGTCAAAGCACTGAGCACATTGTAACATTAAGTGTTCGTCAAGGCGGATTGGTTTGTGCTAAATGTTATTTACCACAAGAACCGATTGTTGTTGACGCCTCGCTAATTCCCATCGTTAGAGCTCTATACAAAGTGGATATTGATCACTTGCCTGAGATTGAACTTGAAAAAGAGTTGCTTCTACCGATTGAGCAATTCTTAGATGCTTATTATGACTCGTATGCGGGCTTGCATCTGAAAACTAAAAAATTTATTAAAGAATTATAAAAAAGAGCCGAGGGGCTCTTTTTTTATCTTAATGTGTCAAAGGACATACATATCTAGTTAGAGTTGGTGACAAGATAGGACAGAAAGTCAATTAAAATGATGATATTTTTATAAAAATTTCATTTTTTCGTCGGTGTTTTTCATGTTTTTGTATATTGTGTTTTAAGTATTGATATAATATAATAGTAGTAGTATAATGCAATATTTATGTGAAGACGAAGAGTAGTACTTTAGAGTATTTGAATGATAGCGAGTCTGGGAAGGTGGAAGCCAGGTTTCAAGATCTTAAGGAAGGGAACTTCTGAGCATAGTTAACAAAGTGGTAAAGTGATGAACTTTACAAATAGGGTGGAACCGCGGGAATAACTCTCGTCCCTATGCTCGTGGCATAGGTATGGGAGTTTTTATTTTCTCTATGTTCACGAACTAAAAGTTTGTTAAGTAAAGGAGTGTTGACATGAGTCAAGTAACAATGGAAAAAATCGTAAACATGTGTAAAACACAAGGTTTTGTTTACCAAGGAAGCGAAATTTACGGTGGGTTAGCTAATACTTGGGATTATGGACCATTAGGTGTTGAGTTAAAAAATAACGTTAAAAAAGCTTGGTGGAAAAAATTCATTCAAGAATCACCATATAACGTAGGATTAGACAGTGCTATCTTAATGAATCCTCAAACTTGGGTTGCATCAGGGCACGTTGGTGGATTTAGTGATCCTTTAATGGACTGTAAAGAATGTAAAAGCCGCCATCGAGCAGATAAGTTAATTGAAGATCATGGAGATGACATTGTTGCTGATGGATGGACAGAAGAGCAAATGATGGCTTATATTCGTGAGCATAACATTGCTTGTCCAGAGTGTGGGGCGCATGACTTTACAGATATCCGTCAATTTGAATTAATGTTTAAAACACATATGGGTGTTGTTTCAGATGATAAATCAGCTGTTTATTTACGCCCAGAAACAGCACAAGGAATTTTTGTTAACTTTAAAAATGTTCAACGTACAAGTCGTAAAAAAGTTCCATTTGGTATTGGACAAATCGGAAAATCATTCCGTAACGAAATCACACCAGGAAACTTTACATTCCGTACACGTGAATTCGAACAAATGGAGTTAGAATTCTTCTGTAAACCAGGTGAGGATGGACAATGGTATGAATTCTGGAAACAATATTGCTGGAATTGGTTAGTAAACTTAGGAATGAACCCAGACCATATTCGCCAACGTGAGCATTCACCAGAAGAATTAAGCCATTATAGTAATGGAA of the Turicibacter sp. TJ11 genome contains:
- a CDS encoding YneF family protein, with protein sequence MLTNWLFWLWIIIALLVGAVVGFFVAQRQLKKYLQKNPPINEEVVRTMMMQMGRTPSQKQINQVMKQINQNMK
- a CDS encoding aspartyl-phosphate phosphatase Spo0E family protein, translating into MKATTFSTTSTETKMLYDRITKIKAELHELVKNFGMVHELTVAKSQELDVVVNEYMTHKHQL
- the plsY gene encoding glycerol-3-phosphate 1-O-acyltransferase PlsY, translating into MINIALIIIAYLLGSFPSALVIGKTFYQKDIRNYGSGNLGSTNAFRILGKKGGSIVFILDILKGGLAFLIASYGGATISPLFIAVFALVGHIYPIFANFKGGKAVATSAGIILFYSPLLFLTLFVIFVITLKIWKMVSLSSTIISIAAVIIIWCGPYDLTARVMLSIFAALIIVKHIPNYKRILNGTENKVSFF
- the parE gene encoding DNA topoisomerase IV subunit B; the encoded protein is MSTHLNYNEDSIQVLEGLEAVRKRPGMYIGSTDSRGLHHLVYEIVDNAIDEVLAGYGNHIKVTIHENNSISVQDSGRGIPTGMHKSGKPTPEVIYTVLHAGGKFGTGGYKTSGGLHGVGASVVNALSEWLEVTIKRDGVIYRQRFEKGGHPVTGLEVIGKTKETGTLVTFKPDPEIFSTTVYSFDILSERLRESAFLLKGLKIELIDLRNDKEESFYYEDGIKSFVSYLNEGKDTLHEVVYFEGESQEIEVDFAFQYSASYSENILSFVNNVRTKDGGTHETGAKAVLTRIFNDYARRNGLLKEKDKNLEGADIREGLSAIVSVRIPEALLQFEGQTKAKLGTQEARSAVDNVIAEKLTFFFEENGAVATQLVKKALKAAQAREAARKAREEARTGKTKKKKETNLSGKLTPAQTKNPQKNELFLVEGDSAGGSAKLGRNRAFQAILPLRGKVINTEKAKIEDIFKNEEINTMIYTIGAGVGPNFELNDVNYDKIIIMTDADTDGAHIQVLLLTFFFRYMKELVEAGKVYIALPPLYKVSKGQGKKQVIEYAWTDEELGEVISKVGKGYTLQRYKGLGEMNADQLWDTTMNPETRTLIQVTIEDAADADHRVTTLMGDKVEPRREWIEQNVDFTMEDDYDIERV
- the parC gene encoding DNA topoisomerase IV subunit A, translating into MDKATQERVQVMRLEDIMGDRFGRYSKYIIQDRALPDVRDGLKPVQRRILYAMYKEGNTYEKPFRKSAKTVGNVIGNYHPHGDTSVYDAMVRLSQDWKVRDPLVQMHGNNGSIDGDPAAAMRYTEARLSAISGLLLKDIEKNLVDFIPNFDDSMTEPTVLPAFFPNLLVNGATGISAGYATDIPPHNLGEIIDAVIYRMNHKQCGLDDVLTFVQGPDFPTGAIIQGEQEIKKAYTTGKGRIVVRSKTEIEPIRGGREQIVVTEIPYEVNKANLVKKIDDLRIDKKVEGIMEVRDETDRNGLRVVIELKKDVKSETVLNYLFKNTDLQISYNINMVAIYNKRPLLMGLLELIDAYIQHQKEVVTNRSNFELKKARERQHIVEGLIKMVSVLDEVVRIIRQSKDKSDAKKNLIQAFDFSERQAEAIVMLQLYRLTNTDVTALEKENEELNETIERLMSILSSETNLLKVIQNELKSVKKQFETPRRSVIEKHIQEIKIDETDMIVKEDVMVAVTKDGYVKRTSLRSYNATKSDIPAMKDGDELVAKLQLDTLQTLVMFTNRGSFIYLPVYKLPDFKWKDIGQHVSNLVTIDSEEKIIAVYAVSDFKTEEYFFFTTKNGMIKKTRLSDFEVSRYHRAMVAMSVKEDDELMSVIRCTFMNDVIMVTKKGYLLKFSDDEITPTGLKAMGIKGIQIGADDELIKVILASVNDELLFVTQRGNVKKLKVKDIALSTRNKKGCLGIKAIKSNPHQFVDCLKVSPKQDISIVTMDGTTKLNTALLKPVDLNSVGTNMVDSPVLKFMIEDTE
- a CDS encoding YabP/YqfC family sporulation protein; protein product: MEMVNKVESLIFKQALNYPLIQLIQNKTVIVNDRCTVEHFTEESCILKTPDHKYMILGVNLRIKEYGDLVIRIESDSIKKIEIVGDKNE